One Pyrococcus furiosus DSM 3638 genomic window, GTGTTGAGAGAGCATGAAAGAGCTGGCATTGACATTCCCTGGGATGGTGAGATGGGAAGAAGTGAGATGACCGAGTATTTTACTTCAAAAATTAAGGGATTTAAGTTTTATGGGCCAGTAAGAGTCTGGGGGAATGCCTATTTTAATAAGGCGGCTGCTGTAGATAAGTTGGAATACGAGGAGCCTCTAGTGCTTGATGAATTTCTTTGGGTAAAGGAAAACACTACTAGAGAGATTGTAAAAATTCCAATAACTGGACCGTATACAATTGCCGAGTGGAGCTTCAATGAGTATTATCCAGATAAAGAGAGTTTCGTCATGGATCTGGCTGAAATAATAAACAAAGAGCTTAAGGTACTTGAAAAGCACGGGGCAAAGTTTGTCCAACTGGATGAACCTGCAATGCTTAATCATCCCTCTGAAGTTCCATTAGCTGTAGATGCTATAAATAGGGCTGTAAAAGGCATAAAAATGAAAGTGGGACTGCATGTGTGTTATTCAAACTACAATCTTCTGGCCGATTACTTTGATGAAATTAAGGTTACTCAATTTGCGCTGGAATTTGCAAATAGAAACTTTAGAGACATGGACTTCCTTAAGAAGCTTTCAAATAAGGAGCTTGGCTTTGGAGTAGTTGATGTTCACAATCCCAGGGTGGAGAGTGTAGAGGAGATA contains:
- a CDS encoding methionine synthase, giving the protein MELPILPTSVIGSYPKPRWLLRMYKLRELGKIPEEDFKEAVRDASISVLREHERAGIDIPWDGEMGRSEMTEYFTSKIKGFKFYGPVRVWGNAYFNKAAAVDKLEYEEPLVLDEFLWVKENTTREIVKIPITGPYTIAEWSFNEYYPDKESFVMDLAEIINKELKVLEKHGAKFVQLDEPAMLNHPSEVPLAVDAINRAVKGIKMKVGLHVCYSNYNLLADYFDEIKVTQFALEFANRNFRDMDFLKKLSNKELGFGVVDVHNPRVESVEEIRQAIKKVFTYLEPEWVYINPDCGLKLLDRKIAYQKLVNMVQAVRGVRKELEKEGKTTIEFRTLKDI